The DNA region GCTTTTTCCGCTTCTTCCGAAGAggtctttattaattattcatgtgGCAAAGACCTCCTTGTTATTtattcttgtacttttttcatgttacttcaatttctgttgttgaatggtttatttattaaaattaaattaatggcaATGATGTAACCCAATTATTAAGCCAAATcagataataattgaattaataatggtCGTAAGAATGTGAACCTTATCACAATTTCTAATAACGTTTAAATCTGTATTGACGTCACCGTCACAAACAACaggtttacattaattaatttgttcagaTGCGACAGCAATTTTACCactgttattaaaacaatatgaaaTAAGTGTAGTGAATGACTAAAaccacaaataataataataataataataatcggtAATTACCGGTTGGGGCTTGTGTAATACGTTCACAATTTTATCAGTgttaaagaaaaatgattgGATATCAAGTTTCCGGATTAACGATAACCAAGTTCCTTATCAACtgtttaaactgttaaacacACACTTCGGTAAACAATTTGGTCATCACCGCTTGTTTTATGTCCgcctgttaaaattgttattaaataaaaaatgtatcgtGTCTGTCATTGTTTCAtgcttatttataaatcaactgGCATAAGCAAACCTATATTTAATTAGCATCAgccaattattacaaatatttgcttaatactaattttttatttactttcgcCATTTCTACTgtctaaatgtaaatatttgtttgttgtaaTGTTTTGTTTCGTTAACAGAGAACGCGGGCTGCGTAGGCTGCGCGAGGAGCTGCGCGTCGAGGAGATGAAGCTGGTGCTGCTGAAGAAGCTGAAGCAGTCGCAGCAGCTGAAGGAGAACGTGGCCGTGCTGCCGCCGAGCATACCGCAGTCGGCGCTGCCGCCCACCGGTCTGCCGAGCGGCCTGAGCATCACGCCGACCACCGTGAAGGTGCCGCCGCCCGGTTCGAAGCAGCAACAGGCGCCGCAGGCGGCCCACTCGCGTCACCACGTCGCCTCGGGGCTGGCCGCGCTGGCCGGACAGCAGACGCCCGCCGCGGCACACAAGCCCGCCCAGGGTAGCGTACCAACCCTTCTCAGAGGGGTGAGTTTGTAtcgtttttttgtttgttcacTTCTTCACTGATGTTTATGAACCATCATCAAATTTGTGGGGCTTGATGTGATCTGATTGACAACCACAATGAATCTATTAATAGGGGCCaggttcattttttatttgtcttggAATTCTTCCAATTATCTTGGCtaattttgatgttattttttatttggagaagaatttaattgtgtgtgtgtgtttgttgTGTGTGAACGAAAATAGATGTAAATTACCTACAtgctttatattattaaacaaaggaAACGATAAATCgacatgttaatttataatagaaaacaaaCTGCATATATCCAATGTAATTGCATTGAAATGGTCAATTAAATGTGCCATTACAAGAGATTCGATTAACATTCGATTACTCAGTGAATTGAACTTTGAAAGTactaaaattagtattatttaatgtagcCAGTGTAATGTCGTGGTAGGCTGACACCACTGATACATATTCTTGATCATCCTTACCCTTAATCAACTGGTTATTAACTCGAATCTACAAAAATACTAAAGAATTCTTCatcaagaataaaaaaaatatattaatgtgacATTTAACCTTACTTTATCACTTATCAACATTTATTCACAACTGTGATTGATTACtttcttttcttttaattgCATAAATCGTTGTacatagaaatttttaaaaaagtaaaatttctatgtaattttaaaatattgataaaatttctatattttaagtggatttattctgaaattataattgtatgtatatattaatttatattgactaAAGatgtgaaatttttttaacattgaaataaaaaaatctttttatggTTTAActcttaaaatgataaaatacagAAGTTTTGTGATTACTGTACTAGTGGAAACAACAGAATAAACTAGGAAcactcatataaaaataattgtttttcatataatgAATTCTAATCATtactataaactttatttctaactataatattaaatcaatataaaatactattgtttatataattcaactACGTTTCACAGAATTTATACTTTCCTTTAACTTTAATGTTCTGTATTTTATCAATTCAGGAGTTAAATCGTTAAAAGAAAACGATTTTCGagcaaaaaatcgattttttagttaatataattaatacattcaaatgtaatttaagaataaattcacttaaaagacaaaaatttCATGAATTCATTTGTGATTTtgccttatttaatttaaaaattataaaatttttaataaaataacttatttttattcctaGAAGCCACCATCATGCCCCAAAACACATCCGGTATTTTGATCAATCAATTCACAAGGTACTCAGAATAATTCAgaattttactgattttcagtattttttgatttattcagaaacGGCAACAGATAAAGATCTGAAAGTTGCAGCATCGAAATATCTTATTTGTTACcaacatttcctgaaattatgagcccTATACCTTCCCGGAGCCGTCCCATggcctttattaaaaatatgagctgtaccGTTTGAATTAAGTTCCTAGTAtatgtaatgttttaatattactattacaCTTCCTGCACATATTGAAGAAACGATATGCCATTAAGTAATGTTTCAACATGATAATAATCCTAAATTGTGACGAATTagttaaaagatttaattttaattcatagcaattcaagaagtttggagtaataaatgtaatataacatatgtaacataataaatatattgggaCGTGctgaaattgtaaaacaaaaaaaaatatttaattaaaaatttgtatttatgtcTAGATCAGCTGGGAAAAAAtagatatgaaatatattttgtagaatAAAGTATTACTTTTCAACATAGAGTAATCTAATATTACTTGAATATAAcacattaagtaaaatatttaacatttgaaaaagCTGCTGTAATAAATGACCATTAATGTgatcaagaaaaataaaaacatagatTTCGTTATTTAAATGTGCTTATGCAGTTGCAGATGAAAGAAACGATGGGTAACATCAGAATTTTTCCCTTTAATCACGCGGTCTGGTTAACGGTAACTTTCCctgcaacaacaacaacgtaTCAGCAGTTTTTCAATTAGAATTTATGCTCATTATCCGAACAcattaataaactatgtgCACGTTATGTAACGGTGAATGTACTTTCACCCGTTTTGTCGATCGAACttcattagtttttaattaatttttgaataatgcaACAAGGAAAATGATGGATGGATGGATGGATGGATGGATGGATGGATGGATGGTTCTTAAACGGAACATGATTATGGCATGATTATTGTTGGGTATTGGTTTTGTTTTGCCATGGAGGTGGTGAATTCGTATCTTAATGTGCATGTTTGCTCCAACAGCAGCCGCCCAACTCGCGAGGATTGCACCAGTCATCGTTGGGAGGTCCGCAGATGGGCGCACGAGGTACGAGCTTGTCGGTGCCCCAGCCGCCTCAACGGGGTACCCTGGGCGGCCGTTCCGGCTTCCCGGCGGGCATCAAAGACCTGTCGCCGTCGGTCACCATCACGCCGGCGCCCCCACAAAGCGTCAAGGTAAAACTCAACGAATTAAACCCACCTTACAATGTCTTTATCTCGTCGATCTCGATCATTCGACAAGTCTGTACCGATACGTTGTCGGcgtttaacttattttattgttgttgcttTAACGCAGACTGTTAGCGGATTAGATACGAAAGGGTTAGGAATGAGCGTGAGCATGCAACCTACACCCTTGTCGGACCAGGTAATTGAACACCTAAATAGATTTCGTTGGTGGACATACTTACATACATACTTACTGAAGTTTCCCAATTCGATTCGTTAATGCGGGGTACTAGTTAAAGGGTGCGTGTTTTGCAGGACCGGCCCCGGGAGGATAACCAGACACCGGCCCAGAGACAGGCCGCCGCCAAGCTGGCTCTTAGGAAACAGCTGGAGAAGACGCTGCTTCAGGTGAATTTTTAACACGTTTGTACTACGAATCATTTTACTAAGACGAAGGTTAATTTGCCCAGATTCCACCGCCGAAGCCGCCGCCGCCAGAGATGCATTTCATTCCGAACCCGAGCAACACCGAGTTCATCTACTTGGTGGGACTGGAGCACGTGGTCGATTTCCTGACGAAGGAGACCCGCTTCCCGCCGCCGCCAGCGCCCTTCTCCTGCAGCCAGTGCGGCCTCGACTTCACGCCCGTCTGGAAGTGGGAGAGCAAAGGCAAAGGGAAAAGTGAGTTGACTAGTTACCGTCGGCTCCTCTCAATCTTACCGTTCGTCTTTTGCAGTTAACAAGGTGATTTGCGAGCAGTGCGTCACCAACAACGTGAAGAAGGCGCTCAAAGCTGAACACACCAACAGGCTGAAGACTGCATTTGTGAAGGCTCTGCAACAGGAACAGGAAATTGAACAGAGACTTGCTCAAGTAAGTTCTTTcatgtatattttgttaactGTTGTTATGTATGGGACGATAAGAATACCGAATCGAActcataatttcaggaaatgttgCTTTTTGGCTCAAAAATCGATTTCTTTTTCtggtttaatttttgaaatgttaaaatctgctaagaataacaatttttactgattttcagtattttttgatttattcagaaacGGCAACAGATAAAGATTTGAAACTGGGCAGCATCAAAGCATCTTATGAGTACcaacatttcctgaaattatgagcccGATACTTTTCTGGAGTCAATTCTTATCGTTCCATAGCCTTTCTCTACaaaagtttcataaaaaatttgaacacaaactctaatattttttgttgacatttttacataaaatcgtGACGAATTTATTGCAGATACTTTAACAAGTTTatatctttatattcttattttttctaattgtttttatgtgtATGTACAGAAAGAAAATACAGACACACGTGGAAATATCTGATTAAGAAAAATGGTCAAACCAGTATCAGTCAGTGTAACATGTAGTTTAATCTGTGTAACAAAgcctagaaaataaaataaaaatataagtacaaGTATTGGACATTGGAAGACAGATTGTAGAGTGTACAAAAACTCTACACCAGACCCACAGAAATGTTCACCAcagtatatataaatgtatgtcGAGGAAAACGAAGAAACTACCCTAACaagtgaattaaattataattttgtatgtgAAAACGAGATCAATATCTAAATTAACAAGTCGCTTCAGAACGGAGTCTTCACATCGGGCAGCCCGGCACCGTCCCCGGTCACACCGGAACTGCCGCCATCCACGTCGGCGGTACCGAAATCGGCAACGCCCACGCCGGTGCCTCGGCACGCGGCCACACCACCGGCGCCGCCGCCCGCCCAACAAACACCCCCACCGTCATCGCGTGGCTCGCATTCCGGCagcgccgccgccgccgacaAGTTCTCCCAGAGCGCGGCGGCCATGCAGGCGTTACACCAACAGCTCCTAAGAAGTAAGTCACTAAAGATCACGTTAATCGTAGTCTACACCGTTGATTTGTGTGTTGTAGGTATCTCGGCGGGCGCACCACCCTCGGCCGCCGCCCATATGCTCCAGTTCTCGCCGCTCTTCTATCCGTACCAGTTCGCGGCGATGGCGCAGGCGCAGGCCGCCGCAGCCGGCAGCACCGGCAACAAATCCTCGTCCGCCGCCAACCCGAACCTGGTGGACATGCAGCGGGCCGCCGCCGACATCCACCGCCAGTACCTGCTGGACATGATCCCGCCCACTGCCGGTCAACGTCACAACTGGAAAACATGAGGGGCAGGGCCGTCGCGGGGCGGCTGTCGCGACTGATCTGTGATCGCGACGTTTCAGTTGACGCGGTCGGTGGGCGGAGTCGTTCACCGCCCGTCCCATCGGACGCTCCGACAGTGATAGCTTTTAAGTTTTTTCTACGTTCGGTTCGCCTTTTCAGATGATCGGTACTCGTGGTCATGAACCCAGTCTTTGGAAAGGCATCCTTCCTCCTTCATAGTGTGctatgacattttttttctttttaggaAAGTTTCCtattaaatcactttttcactTGTTTAGCCACGAACGACATTTATTTCCTCTCGTCACTGACGAATATTTGATCAGACCGGATCAGACTTGGAAGAGGCTCGTGATACacattattaatcaattaaatttcaagtgaAACTGTGGCTTTTCCAAAGACATggaatcaattaataatatatttaggaCATGGTTATGTAAATATTGGTTAGGGCTGTATGAAACAACTACCACTACCACTACCACTACCCTTTGGATAGAATGTGACTAGTCAGCTGCTATCTGAAAAGGCTCTAGATATAGTGTATTCCAGAAGCAAAAGGTAATAACGTGTCAATtgtgacaataataattttcgaatGTACGCATTCTCTTCCCGggttaaatcaaaattaactaaagctattttaattatcgttaGTAAACACTATAAATGAAAACAAGTCcggtaatatatttatattacttagtCTCGTAGAGGCGCACAAATATTGAATAgttcaaaaaattcattatttctgTGGGATACATTTCTAGTAATGTGGGTTAAACCTGTGGCATAATTGTGTATTGTTTGTAGTAGTATAAGTTATTCATAGCTTTAACTGTCTttcaactaaataaatactgtgtttacttttatttattttgtaacttttgtcttaattttattaggtaaattgtacatacatatttacgttagttttaaaaatattcaaatcgtTTAACCCGCAAACGTGTCCTCCGGAtgactttttaacaaattccttaattaaacacacacacacaaacattatttaatcatcAAACACAACTGAATAAGTTCCTCTTCTTATACGACTGGTTTTTTGAATGgtgtgtataattttttttaggtgTAGATTAGTTTTATGTGGCGCTAAATCGTTCATTTGGCTTAAGTAAGTACAAATGGTCatgcaaatattatttgtagtgTTTTATGTTCACTTTTATTTTGGgagtttcaacaatttttttttgttacaattattttatgtacaagtgtataaaaaactgttttaaatatattttctttaatttattttatttttatttttgcttccTCGCATTGCCTGATGGACAAAGAAAGCACGTTCTTCCCAGGTAAGGTGGTACTCTGTACTGTAGATAGATAGGACGTTTCTAATCATCTTCCACTAAACACGTTTAGTTTTTGCTTCTGAATATGCCCAAGCCCGACGCATTCATGTTATCTCTATAACCCCGTAAATCTAACAATAAGTACGTAGATTGGAGACGGTCAAGTTaacaagttaataataaaacggaGTTGGACAAGTATCGATGGGTACTCGATAAAAGGGGGGTTTCTAAATTATGTGTGTGAGTGTGACTTAAACCTTAAGGTATTCCCAAGCAATGTGTGATTTTGTACGACGACGTCCTGATACTGTATGGTCGCCCTGATGTCGTTCACAACCCCATCAGTATCACGTCGTTCAATTTACGTTTACgataatttaaacttgtatATAAACGTTTTTACAATTGTACCATAGGTTAATAATGCATAATATGCTCATTAAATCTTGATGTTAACATTGTATAAGgttattatttgttgattaCACGTCGTATGTACCgttttacagaaaaattttGTCGGAGATATGCAAAAAATCTGTACTCATGACTGGACATTGCTTTCAAAATCTCCTTCTTCATGCTACCGCTGCTAATGTAACTAGTAACACTACTAAAGGGTAACATAAGCTTAAAAGATACTTTTGCATATCTCAATCACAAAAAGATCAACACAATTTTGTGTCTGCTTTTACTAAAGtggtgaatattaattttccgaATGAatacatgtttttatatttttagacgaTATTTTTCAATCAACCAGAATGTTCCCACTTTGATAAAAACTGACCGGAAACGTTGTCTGAATATTTTTCCTctgttatgtattttaattagtttcaatGGGTGCTATATATACTAAGTTTTCGATTTGCACATTCTGTTAATGAAGCTCAATGAttgatatgtaattaatacgTGTAAATTATTCTAcagttagtttaaatttttatattgtcgtcttcttgataaaataaacatttttcaaagcACAATTTCATCATAGACTTAACTATGTATATGCATTATAAATTTCagcatgtaaaataaaaagattttctcAACGTTGTGTAGTTGTTCTTTCTTAAAATGTAGcccaaaaattaatagaaatcatGAATGATTGTagaaatgtattatataaatgtcgtaaaaataattcaagttaATTTAATCGTAGTTGATTTTGTATGTCTTGAATATAAGCAGCCGGTAAATTGCACTCCCTAAAACAAAATACGTGAATATACATTGTTGTGGTGCTGCCATCCTTTACCCACTTTAATTTCTGAACTTTGTAACGAATATATTCTTCTATTTGTCTATCACGGCCTTCGTTCTCCAGTCGCATGGCTTTGCCCTCCTCAAATTTATCCTCGAACGCCTTTATCTTCGCCTTCTCCTTCTCATTTATTTGCATTAGTAACTCGTGATGGAACCTCTGGGTCTCCTCCTTTCTCTTCACCATGTCGTTTTGCTCCTTTTCCAACTGCTTTTTCTGTAGCTCACGATTCTGAACaagttaatcaaataaaacaattaattacataattcatATGATAATGGAAAGGAAACTGTGCTTGCCTTTTTGAAATGTTCTTCTTCTTTGGCTATGGACATGGCTTGTAATTTTCTAATGTCGTCGATTTGCTTTTCTCTGGCTTTCCTCAAGTCGATGATTTGTTGTCTGTGCCTTAACGCATCTGCCAGCTCCTTTTCACGCCACTCCCTTTCTTTCtacaacaaaatcaaatcatcaGTCATCTGATCTGATCTGATGTGTTTTATGAGATAACGTACATCCTCGATGGTCTTTAGGGCGTTCAATGCGTCCAGATTTGCTTGTTTATCAGCTTCTTTCTTCTGCTCCGCTCCCATCCTGGCTTGTTCCTTTTCCCTGGCCAGACGCTGCTCCTGCTTTTCTCGTTCTAAAGCTTCTTCCCTTTCATTTTTCTTCCTCAAGAACTCGGCAATCTACAAATAACAAATGAACATACAATGAACAATTCCATGTTGTCCCACCAATGACTCACTCTCATGTCTGAGATTCTCAACTCCTCTTCTTGCACCCTCTTGTGGTGTAAGTTCTCGTTGAACGATTTGGTGTAGGCGTCGCGCatcttaatttgtttttcccttctattttgtTCCTCCTCTTCCTCTTGTTTGTGTAACGACgcaattaatttgttcatgATTTTGCATTCTTCCTCCCTCTTTTCTGCTTCCACCAGCTTGTTCACCTCGATCTCCTTCAACTGGAGACGCACTTCTTCTAGAaccctttaataattaaattgcggATTTGTCTAAGttgtttaagaaaaaataaactcaGGGAATACTTTTGTTTACGTAGCTCTTCCTCTTTGGATTTTTGAACTTCCGCTTCTTGCTGTATTTGACGGTACTGTTCCATCATCATGTCGAGACGTCTGTCCTCCTCTTGCAACTCTTTTTTGATAAGctgaaacataataattagcTCGTCATTGgatttgtaataaatgtttggtcaacaaaatgaataatgtgACGTTAATAAGGAACAATATATAGTTGTCACCTCTTTTTCGGCAATTTGGGCGTTCCTGATGAAGTGACACTTTCTGGCCAATATGAGCCTGTTGGCGTCTCTAACGCGTTCGTCTTCTTCAATCATCAGTTCGTAAGATCTTCGAACGAGACCTTCGTTTTTGGCTTTCGCCTCCGCCTCCGCCTCGTCCAACTTGCTTCCTCTGGCTAGAGAATCTAACTTGACAAAGGAGGAGGCCAGCTTCTCCTTTCTGGCGGCGCTCTCCGCCTCCATGGCGGCCTTGGTTCGTAACGCCTCTTCGTGCATGGCGATCCGATCCTCCGCAGTGATGACCTGGAACCATCACTCGATTGTACCATGTGATTTAAGACAACTTACTAGTTAACGTTAACGTACGTGGGCCTGCTTTTTAAGACGAGTGAACTCCGAACTGGGCCATATTCCGGTGATGTCGGTGGCCGGCTTCCTGGACGGCACCACCAACACTCTGTTCATCTTCTGCTCGTGGATCTCCACCAGCTCTTTGCCGTTGCGCACGTTGCGGATTTTCTGGTGGATGGGCTTGTGATTCAGTCGGTGCGGGCATAATTTGATGCTGggcacaaaaataatattgaattgtgTTCAAAATCTGCATTGTGGACATTGACAACTTCGAAGGTGATATTAAAAAGGGAAATAAATTACCTGTGATCGGGGGGGATCGCAACTGAGGTTTTCTTACCCCTGGAAAACTTGCCGGGAGTCGCCATTGTGCGAAAAAATAACGAAAACTAAACAACGAGACCAGATTCCATCGACCAAACAGCAGCAGTAATGTGACGTTTAGCGCCAATATTCAAAGTGATTTAACCGGCAAACTGTTGACAGATGGTGCCACCTGGGCCACTACGGTCTGACAttttacaataacaataaatgacAGAAAAAACGTGAAACGTCAGTTTCCAATATAAGTtactaatcaaataaaaataatgtgattGATGGAGATTGTTAGAGATAAAGACGTTCAAACGCAGTTTAATCGGCGGCGATATCAGTATTGCAATCGAGTTTTTTAAGTCGTATAAGACGAATGAGTATGAGAGGTGAGTTTCGGGAattaatttcgaatattaTCGCTGGTAATTGCAACAATTATCGTTACAACTCGCCTGTTAAACTAAGAATAGTTCGCACAAACAATGTAAATGTTTGTCCATCTATGTTTGT from Aethina tumida isolate Nest 87 chromosome 1, icAetTumi1.1, whole genome shotgun sequence includes:
- the LOC109599370 gene encoding cilia- and flagella-associated protein 45, with the translated sequence MATPGKFSRGKKTSVAIPPDHSIKLCPHRLNHKPIHQKIRNVRNGKELVEIHEQKMNRVLVVPSRKPATDITGIWPSSEFTRLKKQAHVITAEDRIAMHEEALRTKAAMEAESAARKEKLASSFVKLDSLARGSKLDEAEAEAKAKNEGLVRRSYELMIEEDERVRDANRLILARKCHFIRNAQIAEKELIKKELQEEDRRLDMMMEQYRQIQQEAEVQKSKEEELRKQKVLEEVRLQLKEIEVNKLVEAEKREEECKIMNKLIASLHKQEEEEEQNRREKQIKMRDAYTKSFNENLHHKRVQEEELRISDMRIAEFLRKKNEREEALEREKQEQRLAREKEQARMGAEQKKEADKQANLDALNALKTIEDKEREWREKELADALRHRQQIIDLRKAREKQIDDIRKLQAMSIAKEEEHFKKNRELQKKQLEKEQNDMVKRKEETQRFHHELLMQINEKEKAKIKAFEDKFEEGKAMRLENEGRDRQIEEYIRYKVQKLKECNLPAAYIQDIQNQLRLN
- the LOC109599369 gene encoding transcriptional repressor p66-beta; translation: MEKMEIDDSVVDLSVSCNRASSPSSSQASGTSARAATPPTVAPPPPPPPQSQQQQQQQQLQPPPPPSPTVATSLPAMGYSRRVLRPRTEPRSYVESPDVLINGSLDKPRTNGNLDYSSDSSEGEMPPLVPIKELTPEELKQRERGLRRLREELRVEEMKLVLLKKLKQSQQLKENVAVLPPSIPQSALPPTGLPSGLSITPTTVKVPPPGSKQQQAPQAAHSRHHVASGLAALAGQQTPAAAHKPAQGSVPTLLRGQPPNSRGLHQSSLGGPQMGARGTSLSVPQPPQRGTLGGRSGFPAGIKDLSPSVTITPAPPQSVKDRPREDNQTPAQRQAAAKLALRKQLEKTLLQIPPPKPPPPEMHFIPNPSNTEFIYLVGLEHVVDFLTKETRFPPPPAPFSCSQCGLDFTPVWKWESKGKGKINKVICEQCVTNNVKKALKAEHTNRLKTAFVKALQQEQEIEQRLAQNGVFTSGSPAPSPVTPELPPSTSAVPKSATPTPVPRHAATPPAPPPAQQTPPPSSRGSHSGSAAAADKFSQSAAAMQALHQQLLRSISAGAPPSAAAHMLQFSPLFYPYQFAAMAQAQAAAAGSTGNKSSSAANPNLVDMQRAAADIHRQYLLDMIPPTAGQRHNWKT